One genomic segment of Acidobacteriota bacterium includes these proteins:
- a CDS encoding tetratricopeptide repeat protein, with product MKTVRLVFMVSAIFWLFGAELYLLPVVRTDGILRTSLNCQTQSPESQSQILKPGEKQTHLITLKVGDLVNAVVEQQGIDIVVRLVSPDGTVVTEVDNSSPTEGPETLTWVMETGGTFQLEIESVEKDAAPGTYVLKLDPPRPATETERARVEIEKISYQVQELFHQRKYDQAITLAQQVLELAEKALGPDHSDVGDCLNNLAALYWGRGNYDKAEPLFIRALAITEQNFGPEHPDTVVGVNNLAQLYRAKGDFAKAAPLYQRSLVIREKLFGTASLEVSESLNSLGMLNQGLSNYSEAETLLTRALAIREKKLGADHPDVGKVVSNLASLYFEIGKYTRAEPLFLQAIAIDEKAFGPNHPNAAGSLNDLAGFYQARAEYTKAEPLFQRSLAIWEKAVGPNHPEVALSLNNLADLYWTKGDFARAEPLFVRSLAIREKTVGPNHPDVAVSLNNLASVYMSQKDYAKAGPLFQRSLAIREKVFGPEHPSVARALDNLAGLYRRQGDREKMEPLMLRALAIREKTLDADHPELAYSLNRLGWLYKGKGDYQRAESLFLRDLAISEKAFGPDHPEVAKTLNSLAELSQGKGEIAKAIAYRVRGNDTTERDLVRNLVAGSENQKMLYLKTTDYRTDETITLHVQSAPQNQAALQAALTVILRRKGRSLDAASQSIELIRQRASAEDKKLLDELTEAKSELSRLTLRGPGKEGIPRHQEFLKELEVRADQLEGQVNARSAEYRSHSQPITLEAVQKAIPANAALIEFALYKPYDLETQTYGNWRYVAYVIPGSGHGKQGSGFRVPGSGPTPSRNRDQKSNRRVINPRKKGKIPEPGTRNPEPGTLDFEPGTRNPEPCSWVDLGEAEPIDQVVSEFRKVLSDRRTDIAKDVTPIAQVLDALVMKPVRKLIGLKRHLLISPDGALNLVPFSALMDEQGKYLVENYTLTYLTSGRDLLRLGVNFISEEPVLVIANPDYAQGSGPVLAGQAMKPLLPLPGTEREGKEIQKLLPGSRLVVQGEATKEIVKQVHRPEMLHIATHGYFLEDAPEEFPTEDDRRLQSTDPINLGKLHVDNPLLRSWLFFASANQGNEKSNGVLTALEASQLDLWGTRLVVLSACDTGLGEVKNGDGVFGLRRALVLAGSEAQMMSLWAVSDTGTRELMTEYYRRLKAGEGRSEALRNTQLKLLKDPKRQHPFYWASFIQSGEWRPLERKQAK from the coding sequence ATGAAAACAGTCAGACTTGTATTTATGGTGAGTGCCATTTTCTGGCTCTTCGGGGCCGAATTGTATCTGCTGCCAGTCGTTCGAACCGATGGTATCCTACGAACTAGCCTGAATTGCCAAACCCAGAGCCCGGAATCCCAATCCCAAATCTTGAAACCTGGGGAAAAACAAACCCATTTGATCACACTCAAGGTAGGTGACCTGGTCAATGCCGTAGTCGAACAGCAGGGAATTGATATTGTGGTTCGGTTGGTATCGCCAGATGGGACAGTGGTAACGGAAGTGGACAATTCAAGCCCCACGGAAGGACCAGAAACGTTGACCTGGGTAATGGAAACCGGTGGCACCTTCCAGCTTGAAATCGAATCGGTCGAAAAAGACGCCGCTCCGGGAACATATGTCCTCAAGTTGGATCCACCTCGCCCCGCTACGGAAACTGAACGTGCCCGCGTTGAAATTGAAAAAATCAGCTACCAGGTTCAGGAGTTGTTTCACCAGCGGAAATATGATCAGGCAATTACACTGGCTCAACAGGTGCTTGAACTGGCTGAAAAAGCACTTGGCCCGGATCATTCAGATGTGGGTGACTGTTTAAATAATCTGGCGGCGCTATATTGGGGGCGGGGAAACTACGACAAAGCCGAACCGCTATTTATCCGGGCGCTGGCCATTACAGAACAGAACTTTGGTCCAGAGCATCCTGATACGGTGGTGGGCGTGAACAATCTGGCGCAGCTCTATCGGGCCAAAGGTGATTTTGCCAAAGCCGCACCTTTGTACCAGCGGAGTTTGGTGATTCGGGAAAAGTTGTTCGGTACCGCCTCACTCGAAGTTTCTGAAAGTCTGAACAGTCTTGGTATGCTCAATCAAGGGTTGAGCAATTATTCCGAAGCTGAGACGCTCCTGACTCGTGCCCTGGCAATCCGTGAGAAAAAATTAGGGGCTGACCATCCCGATGTTGGTAAAGTGGTATCCAATCTGGCATCACTTTATTTTGAAATCGGGAAATATACCAGAGCTGAACCTCTTTTTCTGCAGGCTATTGCGATTGATGAGAAAGCATTTGGTCCTAACCATCCGAATGCTGCTGGCAGTCTGAATGATCTGGCCGGATTTTATCAGGCGAGAGCTGAATATACAAAGGCGGAACCACTTTTTCAGCGGTCGCTGGCCATCTGGGAAAAAGCAGTGGGGCCAAACCACCCGGAAGTTGCCCTCAGCCTGAACAACCTGGCCGATTTGTACTGGACCAAAGGTGACTTTGCGCGGGCGGAACCGCTCTTTGTGCGGTCGCTGGCGATCCGAGAGAAAACAGTTGGCCCCAACCATCCGGATGTGGCAGTGAGTCTTAACAATCTGGCCAGTGTGTATATGTCACAAAAGGACTATGCGAAAGCCGGGCCATTGTTTCAGCGGTCACTGGCGATTCGCGAAAAAGTGTTCGGTCCAGAACATCCATCGGTTGCCAGAGCTCTCGACAATTTGGCAGGGCTGTACCGAAGACAGGGCGACCGGGAAAAGATGGAACCGCTGATGCTCCGGGCACTGGCGATTCGAGAGAAAACACTTGATGCGGATCATCCCGAACTGGCCTATTCTTTGAACCGGCTGGGCTGGTTGTATAAGGGGAAAGGTGATTACCAGCGAGCCGAGTCGCTTTTTCTGCGTGATCTGGCCATAAGTGAGAAAGCATTTGGGCCAGATCATCCAGAAGTTGCTAAAACGCTCAATAGTCTGGCGGAGTTGTCCCAGGGCAAAGGTGAAATCGCAAAGGCGATTGCCTATCGGGTGCGTGGGAACGATACAACGGAACGCGATCTGGTTAGAAACCTGGTGGCCGGCTCTGAAAACCAGAAAATGTTGTATTTGAAAACCACTGATTACCGAACCGACGAGACGATTACACTGCATGTCCAGTCGGCGCCGCAGAATCAAGCCGCACTCCAGGCTGCGCTGACGGTTATCTTGCGCCGGAAAGGTCGGTCACTTGATGCTGCAAGCCAGAGTATTGAACTGATAAGACAGCGGGCCAGCGCCGAAGACAAAAAATTACTGGACGAACTGACCGAAGCCAAATCAGAACTCTCACGCTTGACCTTGCGTGGACCTGGAAAAGAAGGAATTCCTCGACATCAGGAATTTCTGAAGGAACTCGAAGTCAGAGCAGATCAACTTGAAGGTCAGGTCAATGCACGCAGTGCCGAATATCGGTCACATTCCCAACCGATCACGCTGGAAGCGGTTCAGAAAGCTATTCCGGCAAATGCGGCATTGATTGAGTTTGCCTTATACAAGCCGTATGACCTCGAAACTCAAACGTACGGCAACTGGCGATATGTAGCCTATGTTATTCCGGGTTCCGGGCATGGAAAACAGGGTTCCGGGTTCCGGGTTCCGGGTTCCGGGCCAACCCCGAGTCGAAATCGTGACCAAAAGTCTAACCGACGAGTGATCAATCCACGGAAAAAAGGCAAAATCCCGGAACCCGGAACCCGGAACCCGGAACCCGGAACCCTGGATTTTGAACCCGGAACCCGGAACCCGGAACCCTGTTCCTGGGTTGACCTTGGTGAAGCCGAACCGATTGACCAGGTCGTGAGCGAATTTCGCAAGGTTCTAAGCGACCGGCGCACAGACATTGCCAAAGACGTGACTCCTATCGCGCAGGTGCTTGACGCCCTGGTGATGAAGCCGGTTCGGAAGTTGATTGGACTCAAGCGACATCTTCTGATTTCCCCGGATGGCGCATTAAATCTGGTGCCGTTTTCAGCCCTGATGGATGAACAGGGAAAATATCTGGTGGAAAATTACACTTTGACTTACCTGACCAGCGGGCGTGATTTGCTGCGACTGGGCGTCAACTTTATCTCAGAGGAACCAGTGCTGGTGATTGCCAATCCGGATTATGCCCAGGGAAGTGGGCCGGTTTTGGCTGGACAGGCGATGAAACCATTGCTGCCGCTTCCCGGCACGGAGCGCGAAGGCAAGGAAATTCAGAAATTGCTGCCGGGGTCAAGACTGGTGGTTCAGGGGGAGGCGACAAAAGAAATCGTCAAGCAGGTTCACCGTCCGGAAATGCTCCATATCGCCACCCACGGTTACTTTCTGGAAGACGCTCCGGAGGAATTCCCGACTGAAGATGACCGGCGTCTGCAATCAACTGACCCAATCAACCTTGGAAAGCTGCACGTTGACAATCCGCTTCTTCGATCCTGGCTGTTTTTTGCCAGTGCCAATCAGGGAAACGAGAAAAGCAACGGGGTTCTGACGGCGCTCGAAGCCTCGCAACTCGATTTGTGGGGCACCCGGCTGGTGGTGCTTTCAGCCTGTGACACGGGGTTGGGCGAAGTTAAAAACGGCGACGGGGTTTTTGGCCTCCGCCGGGCACTGGTTCTGGCCGGAAGTGAAGCCCAGATGATGAGTCTCTGGGCGGTGTCGGATACTGGAACCCGTGAATTGATGACCGAATACTATCGCCGCCTCAAAGCTGGGGAAGGTCGTTCGGAGGCACTTCGCAACACCCAGCTTAAATTGCTCAAAGATCCAAAGCGCCAGCATCCATTTTACTGGGCGAGTTTTATTCAATCAGGCGAATGGAGGCCATTGGAGCGGAAGCAAGCGAAATAG